A portion of the Fusobacterium nucleatum genome contains these proteins:
- a CDS encoding histidinol-phosphatase HisJ family protein, translating to MIFDQHVHSSFSFDSNEDLENYINVSNENDIITTEHLDFENPIINYNDSLIDYLKYIGQIKNLNKKYPNKFFSGIEIGYTQKTEKRVEDFLRNKNFNLKLLSIHQNGIYDFMCINKKLIQLENLVKEYFELMIQALESSIKFNVLAHFEYGLRIIDISVVEFDNLASTFLNKIVELIVKKEIAFEVNTKSMYKYKKENLYSYMIEKYIKKGGRLFTLGSDAHNIKEYAYKFDEAKKFLLSKNIKEIILFKDKAIMKKL from the coding sequence ATGATATTTGACCAACATGTGCATTCAAGCTTTTCTTTTGACTCAAATGAGGATTTAGAAAACTATATAAATGTTTCTAATGAAAATGATATTATAACAACTGAGCATTTAGATTTCGAGAATCCCATAATTAATTATAATGATAGCTTGATTGACTATTTAAAATATATTGGACAAATAAAGAACTTAAATAAAAAATATCCAAATAAATTCTTTTCAGGAATAGAAATTGGATATACTCAAAAAACTGAAAAGAGGGTAGAAGATTTTCTAAGAAATAAAAATTTTAATTTAAAACTTTTATCTATACATCAAAATGGAATTTATGATTTTATGTGTATTAATAAAAAATTAATACAATTAGAAAATTTAGTTAAAGAATATTTTGAACTTATGATACAAGCACTTGAAAGTTCAATAAAATTTAATGTTTTAGCACATTTTGAATATGGTTTAAGAATAATTGATATTTCTGTTGTAGAATTTGATAATTTAGCAAGTACATTTTTAAATAAAATTGTTGAGCTTATAGTTAAAAAGGAAATAGCATTTGAAGTAAATACTAAAAGTATGTATAAATATAAAAAAGAAAATCTGTATAGTTATATGATAGAAAAATATATAAAAAAAGGTGGAAGACTTTTTACTTTAGGTTCAGATGCACATAATATTAAAGAGTATGCTTATAAATTTGATGAAGCAAAAAAATTTTTATTGAGCAAAAATATAAAAGAAATTATTTTATTTAAAGATAAAGCGATAATGAAAAAACTTTAA
- a CDS encoding dihydroorotate dehydrogenase has translation MSERLRVQIPGLDLKNPIMPASGCFAFGIEYAELYDISKLGAIMIKAATKEARFGNPTPRVAETSSGMLNAIGLQNPGVDEIISNQLKKLEKYDVPIIANVAGSDIEDYVYVANKISKSPNVKALELNISCPNVKHGGIQFGTDPNVARNLTEKVKAVSSVPVYVKLSPNVTDIVAMAKAVETGGADGLTMINTLVGIVLDRKTGKPIIANTTGGLSGPAIRPVAIRMVYQVAQAVNIPIIGMGGVMDEWDVIDFISAGASAVAVGTANFTDPFVCPKIIDSLELALDKLGVNHILDLKGRAFR, from the coding sequence ATGAGTGAGAGATTAAGAGTACAAATTCCAGGTTTGGATTTAAAAAATCCAATTATGCCAGCCTCTGGTTGTTTTGCCTTTGGAATAGAGTATGCAGAGCTTTATGATATTTCAAAATTAGGTGCAATTATGATAAAGGCAGCAACAAAAGAAGCAAGGTTTGGAAACCCAACACCAAGAGTAGCAGAAACTTCAAGTGGAATGTTAAATGCAATAGGTTTACAAAATCCAGGAGTTGATGAAATAATTTCTAATCAATTAAAAAAATTAGAAAAATATGATGTTCCAATAATAGCAAATGTTGCAGGTAGTGATATAGAAGACTATGTATATGTAGCAAATAAAATTTCTAAATCTCCTAATGTTAAGGCTTTGGAACTTAACATTTCTTGCCCTAATGTGAAACACGGAGGTATACAATTTGGAACAGACCCAAATGTTGCAAGAAATTTGACTGAAAAAGTAAAAGCAGTTTCATCAGTACCTGTCTATGTAAAATTGTCCCCTAATGTAACAGATATAGTTGCAATGGCAAAGGCAGTTGAAACTGGTGGAGCAGATGGACTTACAATGATAAATACTTTGGTAGGTATAGTTCTTGATAGAAAAACTGGAAAGCCAATAATAGCTAATACAACAGGTGGATTATCAGGACCTGCTATAAGGCCTGTGGCAATTAGAATGGTGTATCAAGTTGCACAAGCAGTTAATATTCCTATAATTGGTATGGGTGGAGTTATGGATGAATGGGATGTAATAGATTTTATCTCAGCAGGAGCAAGTGCTGTTGCAGTAGGAACTGCTAACTTTACAGACCCTTTTGTTTGTCCTAAGATAATTGATAGCCTAGAATTGGCACTGGATAAATTGGGAGTTAATCATATTTTAGATTTAAAAGGAAGAGCTTTTAGATGA
- the deoD gene encoding purine-nucleoside phosphorylase, whose amino-acid sequence MSIHIGAKLEDIAETVLLPGDPKRAKWIAENYLENAFCYTDIRGMLGFTGTYKGKMISIQGTGMGIPSISIYITELMKDYGVKNLIRVGSAGSYQEDIKVRDVVIAMSTSTDSNINNRKFNGANFSPTANFELFSMALKVAEEKNIKIKAGNVLTSDEFYSDNSDYYKKWADFGVLAVEMETAGLYTLAAKYKAKALSILTISDSLVSPEITSAEEREKTFSEMIELALETAIRI is encoded by the coding sequence ATGAGTATACATATAGGAGCAAAACTAGAAGATATCGCAGAAACTGTCTTGTTGCCAGGTGACCCTAAAAGAGCAAAATGGATAGCAGAAAATTATTTAGAAAACGCTTTTTGCTATACTGATATTAGAGGTATGTTAGGTTTTACAGGGACATATAAAGGAAAGATGATATCTATACAAGGAACAGGAATGGGAATTCCTTCAATATCTATCTATATAACAGAACTTATGAAAGACTATGGAGTTAAAAATTTAATAAGAGTTGGTTCAGCAGGTTCCTATCAAGAAGATATAAAAGTTAGAGATGTTGTTATAGCTATGTCCACTTCAACTGATTCTAATATTAATAATAGAAAATTTAATGGAGCTAATTTTTCTCCTACTGCTAATTTTGAATTATTTTCAATGGCTTTAAAAGTTGCAGAAGAAAAAAATATTAAAATAAAAGCAGGAAATGTTTTAACAAGTGATGAATTTTATAGTGATAATAGTGATTATTATAAGAAGTGGGCAGATTTTGGAGTGCTAGCAGTTGAAATGGAAACAGCTGGATTGTACACATTAGCTGCAAAATATAAAGCTAAGGCACTTTCTATTTTAACTATTTCAGATTCATTAGTTAGTCCAGAAATTACAAGTGCAGAAGAAAGGGAAAAAACATTCTCTGAAATGATAGAGCTGGCTTTAGAAACTGCTATTAGAATTTAA
- a CDS encoding dihydroorotate dehydrogenase electron transfer subunit — protein sequence MKIEDCTVEENVQIAKDTYKMKIKGNFVKECRTPGQFVNIRIGDGREHVLRRPISISEIDRGENLVTIIYRIVGEGTKFMANIKKGNEIDVMGPLGRGYDVLSLTKEQTALLVGGGIGVPPLYELAKQFNKRGIKTIIILGFNSKDEVFYEDEFKKFGETYVSTIDGSVGTKGFVTDVIKKLQAENNLVFDKYYSCGPVPMLKALVNAVGEDGYISLENRMACGIGACYACVCKKKKKDDYTRVCYDGPVYLASDVEIE from the coding sequence ATGAAAATTGAAGATTGTACTGTTGAAGAAAATGTACAAATAGCAAAAGATACATATAAAATGAAAATTAAAGGAAACTTTGTAAAAGAATGTAGAACTCCTGGGCAATTCGTAAATATTAGAATAGGTGATGGGAGAGAACATGTGTTAAGAAGACCTATTTCTATTTCTGAAATTGATAGAGGAGAAAATTTAGTTACTATAATATATAGAATAGTTGGAGAAGGTACTAAATTTATGGCTAATATTAAAAAGGGAAATGAAATAGATGTAATGGGACCTTTGGGTAGAGGTTATGATGTTCTTTCATTAACAAAAGAACAAACAGCACTTTTAGTTGGTGGAGGAATAGGAGTTCCTCCTCTATATGAACTAGCTAAGCAATTTAATAAAAGAGGAATAAAAACTATTATAATACTAGGATTTAACTCAAAAGATGAAGTTTTTTATGAAGATGAATTTAAAAAGTTTGGTGAAACTTATGTTTCAACTATTGATGGAAGTGTGGGAACAAAAGGTTTTGTAACTGATGTTATAAAAAAACTTCAAGCAGAAAATAACTTAGTCTTTGATAAGTACTATAGTTGTGGACCTGTTCCAATGTTAAAAGCATTAGTTAATGCAGTTGGGGAAGATGGCTATATTTCTCTTGAAAATAGGATGGCTTGTGGAATAGGTGCTTGTTATGCCTGTGTTTGCAAGAAAAAGAAAAAAGATGACTATACAAGAGTTTGCTATGATGGACCAGTTTATTTAGCTAGTGATGTTGAGATTGAATAA
- the carB gene encoding carbamoyl-phosphate synthase large subunit: MPKRKDIKTILVIGSGPIIIGQAAEFDYAGTQACLSLREEGYEVILVNSNPATIMTDKEIADKVYIEPLTVEFLSKIIRKEKPDALLPTLGGQVALNLAVSLHESGILDECGVEILGTKLTSIKQAEDRELFRDLMNELNEPVPDSAIVHTLEEAENFVKEIDYPVIVRPAFTMGGTGGGICYNEEDLHEIVPNGLNYSPVHQCLLEKSIAGYKEIEYEVMRDSNDTAIVVCNMENIDPVGIHTGDSIVVAPSQTLTDREHHMLRDVSLKIIRALKIEGGCNVQIALDPNSFKYYIIEVNPRVSRSSALASKATGYPIAKIAAKIAVGMTLDEIINPVTKSSYACFEPAIDYVVTKIPRFPFDKFGDGDRYLGTQMKATGEVMAIGRTLEESLLKAIRSLEYGVHHLGLPNGEEFSLEKIIKRIKLAGDERLFFIGEALRRDVSIEEIHEYTKIDLFFLNKMKNIIDLEHLLKDNKGNIELLRKVKTFGFSDRVIAHRWEMTEPEITELRHKHNIRPVYKMVDTCAAEFDSNTPYFYSTYEFENESTRSDKEKIVVLGSGPIRIGQGIEFDYATVHAIMAIKKLGYEAIVINNNPETVSTDFSISDKLYFEPLTQEDVMEILDLEKPLGVVVQFGGQTAINLADKLVKNGIQILGSSLDSIDTAEDRDRFEKLLIGLKIPQPLGKTAFDVETALKNANEIGYPVLVRPSYVLGGRAMEIVYNDEDLTKYMEKAVHINPDHPVLIDRYLIGKEIEVDAISDGENTFIPGIMEHIERAGVHSGDSISIYPPQSLSEKEIETLIDYTKKLASGLEVKGLINIQYVVSKGEIYVLEVNPRASRTVPFLSKVTGVPVANIAMQCILGKKLKDLGFTKDIADIGNFVSVKVPVFSFQKLKNVDTTLGPEMKSTGEVIGTDVNLQKALYKGLTAAGIKIKDYGRVLFTIDDKNKEAALNLAKGFSDVGFSILTTEGTGIYFEEYGLKVKKVGKIDNSDYSVLDAIQNGDVDIVINTTTKGKSSEKDGFRIRRKATEYGVICFTSLDTANALLRVIESMSFRVQTL; encoded by the coding sequence ATGCCAAAAAGAAAAGATATAAAAACTATACTTGTAATAGGTTCTGGACCAATAATAATAGGACAAGCTGCTGAATTTGACTATGCAGGAACACAGGCTTGCTTATCTTTAAGAGAAGAAGGATATGAAGTAATACTTGTAAACTCAAACCCTGCAACAATTATGACAGATAAAGAAATTGCAGACAAGGTATATATAGAGCCATTGACTGTGGAATTTTTATCAAAAATAATAAGAAAAGAAAAACCTGATGCACTTTTACCAACTTTAGGAGGGCAAGTTGCATTAAACTTAGCAGTTAGTTTACATGAAAGCGGAATTTTAGATGAATGTGGAGTTGAAATTTTAGGAACAAAGTTAACTTCAATAAAACAAGCAGAAGATAGAGAATTATTTAGGGATTTAATGAATGAATTAAATGAGCCTGTACCTGACTCGGCAATAGTTCATACATTAGAAGAAGCTGAAAATTTTGTAAAAGAAATAGATTATCCTGTTATAGTAAGACCTGCATTTACAATGGGAGGAACAGGAGGGGGAATTTGTTATAATGAAGAAGATTTACATGAAATTGTACCAAATGGATTAAATTATTCTCCTGTTCATCAATGTTTGCTTGAAAAATCAATAGCAGGATATAAAGAAATAGAATATGAAGTTATGAGAGATAGCAATGATACTGCAATAGTTGTATGTAATATGGAAAATATTGACCCTGTTGGAATACATACAGGAGATTCAATAGTTGTTGCACCTTCTCAAACATTGACAGATAGAGAACATCATATGTTAAGAGATGTTTCCTTAAAAATTATAAGAGCATTAAAAATTGAAGGTGGATGTAATGTGCAAATAGCACTTGACCCTAACTCTTTTAAATACTATATAATAGAAGTAAATCCAAGAGTTTCTCGTTCATCTGCACTTGCCTCAAAGGCAACTGGTTATCCAATAGCAAAGATAGCGGCAAAAATAGCAGTTGGAATGACATTAGATGAAATTATAAATCCTGTTACGAAGTCATCTTATGCATGTTTTGAACCAGCAATAGACTATGTTGTAACAAAAATTCCAAGATTCCCATTTGATAAATTTGGAGATGGAGATAGATATCTAGGTACTCAAATGAAAGCAACAGGAGAAGTTATGGCAATAGGTAGAACTTTGGAAGAATCTTTACTTAAAGCTATAAGATCACTTGAATATGGAGTACATCATTTAGGTTTGCCTAATGGAGAAGAATTCTCATTAGAAAAGATAATTAAGAGAATAAAATTAGCTGGAGATGAAAGATTATTCTTTATAGGTGAAGCATTAAGAAGAGACGTAAGCATAGAAGAAATACATGAATATACAAAGATAGATTTATTTTTCTTAAATAAAATGAAAAATATAATTGATTTAGAACATCTGTTAAAAGATAACAAAGGAAATATTGAACTTTTAAGAAAAGTCAAAACTTTTGGTTTCTCTGATAGAGTTATAGCACATAGATGGGAAATGACTGAGCCAGAAATAACAGAATTAAGACATAAACATAATATAAGACCTGTATATAAAATGGTTGATACTTGTGCTGCTGAATTTGATTCAAATACTCCATATTTTTATTCAACTTATGAATTTGAAAATGAGTCAACAAGAAGTGATAAAGAAAAGATAGTTGTTCTTGGTTCAGGACCTATAAGAATTGGACAAGGAATTGAATTTGACTATGCAACAGTACATGCTATTATGGCAATTAAAAAATTAGGTTATGAAGCAATAGTAATAAATAATAACCCTGAAACTGTATCAACAGATTTCTCAATTTCAGATAAACTATATTTTGAACCTTTGACTCAAGAAGATGTTATGGAAATCTTAGATTTAGAAAAACCACTTGGAGTTGTTGTACAATTTGGAGGACAAACTGCAATTAACTTAGCTGATAAATTAGTTAAAAATGGAATACAAATTTTAGGAAGTTCTCTTGATTCAATAGATACAGCAGAAGATAGAGATAGATTTGAAAAATTACTTATAGGTTTAAAGATTCCACAACCATTGGGAAAAACAGCTTTTGATGTAGAAACTGCATTAAAGAATGCAAATGAAATAGGCTATCCTGTATTAGTTAGACCATCTTATGTGTTAGGTGGTAGAGCTATGGAAATAGTATATAATGACGAAGATTTGACAAAATATATGGAAAAGGCAGTACATATAAATCCTGACCATCCAGTGTTAATTGATAGATATTTGATAGGTAAGGAAATAGAAGTTGATGCTATATCTGATGGAGAAAATACTTTTATACCTGGAATAATGGAACATATTGAAAGAGCAGGAGTACATAGTGGAGATTCAATATCAATATATCCTCCTCAAAGTTTATCAGAAAAAGAAATTGAAACTTTAATAGATTATACAAAAAAATTAGCTAGTGGTTTAGAAGTTAAAGGACTTATCAATATTCAATATGTTGTAAGCAAGGGAGAAATTTATGTACTTGAAGTAAATCCAAGAGCTTCAAGAACAGTGCCATTTTTAAGTAAGGTTACAGGAGTTCCTGTTGCAAATATAGCTATGCAATGTATTTTAGGTAAAAAATTAAAAGATTTAGGCTTTACAAAAGATATTGCAGATATAGGAAACTTTGTTTCTGTAAAAGTACCTGTATTCAGTTTCCAAAAATTAAAAAATGTTGATACAACATTAGGACCTGAAATGAAATCAACAGGAGAAGTTATAGGAACAGATGTAAATTTACAAAAGGCATTATATAAAGGACTTACCGCTGCTGGAATAAAAATTAAAGATTATGGTAGAGTTTTATTCACAATAGATGATAAAAATAAGGAAGCTGCTTTAAATCTTGCAAAAGGATTTTCTGATGTAGGTTTCTCAATCTTAACGACAGAAGGAACTGGAATATATTTTGAAGAATATGGACTAAAAGTTAAAAAAGTTGGAAAAATAGATAATTCAGATTACAGTGTCTTAGATGCAATACAAAATGGAGATGTAGATATTGTTATAAATACTACAACAAAAGGTAAATCTAGTGAAAAAGATGGATTTAGAATTAGAAGAAAAGCTACTGAATATGGAGTAATCTGTTTCACATCACTTGATACTGCAAATGCACTATTAAGAGTAATAGAATCAATGTCTTTTAGAGTGCAGACTTTGTAA
- the pyrE gene encoding orotate phosphoribosyltransferase, whose amino-acid sequence MLNREIINALLDIKAVELRVDKENWFTWASGIKSPIYCDNRLTMSYPKIRKQIAEGFVKKINELYPNVDYIVGTATAGIPHAAWISDIMDLPMLYVRGSAKDHGKTNQIEGKFEKGKKVVVIEDLISTGKSSVLAAQALQEEGLEVLGVIAIFSYNLNKAKEKFDEAKIPFSTLTNYDVLLELAKETGLIGDKENQILIDWRNNL is encoded by the coding sequence ATGTTGAATAGAGAAATAATAAATGCATTATTAGATATTAAAGCTGTTGAATTGAGAGTGGATAAAGAAAATTGGTTTACTTGGGCATCTGGAATAAAATCACCTATATACTGTGATAATAGACTTACTATGTCTTATCCTAAAATAAGAAAACAAATAGCAGAAGGTTTTGTTAAAAAGATAAATGAACTATATCCTAATGTTGACTATATAGTTGGAACAGCTACCGCTGGGATTCCACATGCTGCTTGGATAAGTGATATTATGGATTTACCTATGCTATATGTTAGAGGCTCTGCTAAAGACCACGGAAAAACTAATCAAATAGAAGGTAAATTTGAAAAAGGTAAAAAAGTTGTGGTAATAGAAGATTTAATTTCAACTGGAAAATCTTCTGTTTTAGCTGCACAAGCTTTACAAGAAGAAGGTTTAGAAGTTTTAGGGGTAATTGCTATATTTAGTTATAATTTAAATAAAGCAAAAGAAAAATTTGATGAAGCTAAAATACCTTTTTCAACTCTTACAAATTATGATGTATTGTTAGAACTTGCGAAAGAAACAGGGCTTATTGGAGATAAGGAAAATCAAATTCTAATTGATTGGAGAAATAATTTATGA
- the pyrF gene encoding orotidine-5'-phosphate decarboxylase → MKKEVIIALDFPTLEKTLEFLDKFKEEKLFVKVGMELYLQNGPIVIDEIKKRGHKIFLDLKLHDIPNTVYSAVKGLAKFNIDILTVHAAGGSEMLKGAKRAMTEAGVNTKVIAITQLTSTSEEDMRKEQNIQTSIEESVLNYARLAKESGVDGVVSSVLETKKIREQSGEEFIIINPGIRLAEDSKGDQKRVATPIDANRDGASYIVVGRSITGNENPEERYRLIKNMFEMGDKYVE, encoded by the coding sequence ATGAAAAAAGAAGTTATAATAGCACTTGATTTTCCAACATTAGAAAAAACTTTAGAATTTTTAGATAAATTCAAAGAAGAAAAATTATTTGTAAAAGTTGGAATGGAATTATATTTACAAAATGGACCAATAGTAATAGATGAAATCAAAAAAAGAGGACATAAAATTTTCTTAGATTTAAAATTACATGATATTCCAAATACTGTTTACTCTGCTGTGAAAGGGTTAGCTAAATTTAATATAGATATTTTAACTGTCCATGCAGCTGGTGGTTCTGAAATGCTAAAAGGAGCTAAAAGAGCTATGACAGAAGCAGGAGTAAATACAAAGGTTATTGCTATAACTCAACTTACTTCTACAAGTGAAGAAGATATGAGAAAAGAACAAAACATTCAAACAAGCATAGAAGAATCTGTTTTAAACTATGCTAGACTTGCAAAAGAAAGTGGAGTTGATGGAGTGGTTTCTTCTGTTCTTGAAACAAAGAAAATTAGAGAACAAAGTGGAGAAGAGTTTATTATAATAAACCCAGGAATAAGATTAGCAGAAGATTCAAAAGGTGACCAAAAAAGAGTAGCTACTCCAATAGATGCTAATAGAGATGGAGCTAGTTATATTGTCGTTGGTAGATCAATAACTGGAAATGAAAATCCAGAAGAAAGATATAGACTTATAAAAAATATGTTTGAAATGGGGGATAAATATGTTGAATAG
- the rplS gene encoding 50S ribosomal protein L19 produces the protein MKEKLIELVEKEYLRSDIPQFKAGDTIGVYYKVKEGNKERVQLFEGVVIRVNGGGVAKTFTVRKVTAGIGVERIIPVNSPNIDRIEVLKVGRVRRSKLYYLRGLSAKKARIKEIVK, from the coding sequence ATGAAAGAAAAATTAATTGAATTAGTTGAAAAAGAATATCTAAGAAGTGATATTCCACAATTCAAAGCTGGGGACACTATTGGAGTGTACTACAAAGTAAAAGAAGGAAACAAAGAAAGAGTTCAATTATTTGAAGGAGTTGTAATCAGAGTAAATGGTGGTGGAGTTGCAAAAACTTTCACTGTAAGAAAAGTTACAGCAGGAATTGGAGTAGAAAGAATAATCCCTGTTAATTCTCCAAATATTGACAGAATTGAAGTTCTAAAAGTTGGTAGAGTAAGAAGATCTAAACTTTACTACTTAAGAGGATTATCTGCTAAGAAAGCAAGAATCAAAGAAATAGTAAAATAA